Proteins encoded within one genomic window of Oryza brachyantha chromosome 7, ObraRS2, whole genome shotgun sequence:
- the LOC102714063 gene encoding CTD small phosphatase-like protein 2 yields the protein MQTRKKGATRNAHGDPANTKTSRQPRRANQVAASEKKVNDLITSSAKKKKSVGVPSKKNRASKGGKKLISACDAADAENEVTQVVSGISSDQKRSDDNVDGRPCNSIFSPAYHHQKECGVSNFAKGLEHKGDTFGSAGSVEERTRHAQGRKEATTIRSESNQNNESTSHAAQTCVGSDHHTIDAQSTCCNTPLEEDEFSELGNLSSEVSAIYLAMQQSKLECIDEQSQDSISTEGYVDPDDTEEYDDFDPYAFIKDLPDLSLVVPKFRPVLLPKQTRSCPTTTLVLDLDETLVHSTLEPCEDADFAFPVYFNFREHTIYVRCRPYLKEFLERVASLFETIIFTASQSIYAEQLLNVLDPKRKLFRHRVYRDSCVYVEGNYLKDLTVLGRDLTRIMIVDNSPQAFGFQLDNGIPIESWFDDPNDQELLKLLPFLESLVGVEDVRPYIARKFNLREKVATASSLPMDLQM from the exons ATGCAGACAAGGAAAAAGGGTGCTACAAGAAATGCACATGGGGATCCTGCCAATACTAAAACTAGTAGGCAACCCAGAAGAGCAAATCAGGTTGCAGCTTCTGAAAAGAAAGTGAATGATCTCATTACATCTTCtgccaagaagaagaagtctG TTGGTGTGCCTTCTAAGAAAAATAGAGCTTCGAAAGGTGGAAAGAAGTTGATCTCCGCATGTGATGCAGCTGATGCTGAAAATGAAGTTACTCAGGTGGTCTCTGGTATTTCCTCGGATCAGAag CGGTCAGATGACAATGTTGATGGCAGGCCATGTAATTCCATATTTTCCCCTGCATACCACCATCAGAAAGAATGTGGTGTGAGTAACTTTGCCAAag GGTTAGAACATAAAGGTGATACATTCGGTTCAGCTGGCTCAGTCGAAGAAAGAACAAGACATGCTCAAGGTAGAAAAGAAGCTACTACCATCAGATCTGAATCCAATCAAAATAATGAATCCACTAGCCATGCAGCTCAGACTTGTGTTGGGAGCGATCACCACACGATAGATGCACAATCAACTTGTTGTAACACACCACTTGAAGAGGATGAATTCAGTGAACTTGGAAACCTTTCTTCAGAAGTATCAGCAATATATCTTGCTATGCAGCAGTCTAAATTGGAGTGCATTGATGAACAAAGTCAAGATTCTATCTCAACAGAAGGTTATGTTGATCCTGATGACACTGAGGAGTATGATGATTTTGATCCATATGCATTTATCAAGGATTTGCCTGATTTATCTCTAGTGGTTCCCAAGTTTCGCCCTGTCCTACTTCCCAAGCAAACTCGGAGTTGCCCCACAACTACCCTGGTACTTGATCTGGATG AAACACTCGTGCATTCAACTCTTGAACCCTGTGAGGACGCGGACTTCGCGTTTCCAGTTTATTTCAACTTCAGAGAACACACCATATATGTCCGATGCCGTCCCTACCTGAAAGAGTTCTTGGAGAGGGTTGCCAGCTTGTTTGAGACAATCATTTTCACTGCCAGTCAAAGCATTTATGCAGAACAACTTCTCAATGTTCTTGATCCTAAAAGAAAGTTGTTCCGTCATCGTGTTTACCGTGATTCTTGTGTCTATGTGGAGGGAAACTACTTAAAGGATCTAACTGTTCTTGGACGTGACTTAACTCGTATAATGATTGTTGATAACTCTCCGCAG GCTTTTGGATTCCAATTGGACAACGGTATTCCAATAGAAAGCTGGTTTGATGATCCTAATGACCAGGAGCTGTTGAAACTGCTTCCATTCTTGGAAAGCTTAGTTGGTGTTGAAGATGTTCGACCATATATCGCTAGGAAGTTCAACCTCCGGGAGAAGGTAGCGACCGCATCGTCCCTCCCAATGGATTTGCAGATGTGA